The Candidatus Oleimmundimicrobium sp. genome has a window encoding:
- a CDS encoding site-2 protease family protein produces the protein MSILVSVVTTLLFFSSLLFHELCHSYIARLNSIPIRKITLFIFGGVAEMTKEPPTPAIELKMAIAGPLASLFLSGIFYGLFLLAGFFNFGLPVTVPLSYLALINLMLAIFNLVPGFPLDGGRIFRAILWFFLKDIKPATKIASLAGQGFAYLLILVGFLSVIQGIIGGIWFILIGWFLNQAAQGGYRQIVLQKALSGVRVSEIMTGNVLTVVPSLTLDEIVNDYFLKHRFGRFPVVEDDKFFGVITIHDVKEIPREKWPFTKVSEILQFSKKPFTISPGNDAVHALMQMVKEEVGHLLVIDKKKKLVGIVTRTDIIRLIKVKTELGM, from the coding sequence ATGAGCATATTAGTTAGTGTGGTAACTACTCTTTTATTTTTTTCCTCACTTTTATTTCACGAACTTTGTCATTCTTATATTGCCAGGTTAAACAGTATTCCAATAAGAAAAATTACCTTGTTTATCTTTGGCGGGGTGGCGGAGATGACTAAAGAGCCTCCAACACCGGCGATAGAATTAAAGATGGCCATTGCGGGGCCTCTCGCGAGCCTTTTTTTATCGGGGATTTTTTATGGTCTTTTCCTGCTGGCCGGATTTTTTAACTTCGGCCTTCCTGTTACCGTTCCCCTATCTTACCTTGCCTTAATAAATCTTATGTTGGCGATTTTTAATCTTGTGCCGGGTTTCCCTCTTGACGGGGGACGTATTTTTAGGGCAATTCTCTGGTTTTTTTTAAAAGATATAAAGCCGGCGACAAAGATAGCTTCTCTTGCCGGACAAGGTTTTGCTTACTTATTGATTCTTGTGGGTTTCTTGTCGGTTATACAAGGCATAATTGGAGGAATTTGGTTTATTTTGATTGGCTGGTTTTTAAATCAAGCTGCTCAAGGGGGTTATCGACAGATTGTTCTTCAAAAAGCTCTTTCGGGGGTAAGAGTATCGGAAATAATGACGGGAAATGTTTTAACTGTTGTTCCCTCACTTACTCTTGACGAAATAGTGAACGACTATTTTCTCAAACATAGATTCGGGCGTTTTCCGGTTGTTGAGGACGATAAGTTCTTTGGAGTTATTACCATTCACGACGTGAAAGAAATTCCTCGCGAAAAGTGGCCTTTCACAAAGGTTAGCGAGATTTTACAGTTCTCGAAGAAACCTTTTACGATAAGTCCCGGCAATGATGCCGTTCATGCTTTGATGCAAATGGTTAAAGAAGAAGTGGGGCATTTATTGGTAATTGACAAGAAAAAGAAATTGGTTGGGATTGTAACCCGAACCGATATAATTCGTCTTATTAAGGTTAAAACCGAGTTGGGCATGTAA
- a CDS encoding thioredoxin family protein produces the protein MEPIVDELSKKYQDDIDFKIMDINSEGTSKYGVSYVPTFIFQKTDGEIKDKIVGSTGREALENKIIELKKD, from the coding sequence ATGGAGCCCATCGTCGATGAGCTAAGTAAGAAATACCAAGATGACATCGATTTTAAAATAATGGACATAAACAGTGAGGGAACTTCAAAATATGGGGTTTCATATGTTCCCACGTTTATTTTTCAGAAGACAGACGGCGAAATAAAAGATAAAATAGTTGGCTCAACTGGAAGAGAAGCTCTTGAAAACAAGATAATTGAGTTGAAGAAGGATTAA